In one Zymobacter palmae genomic region, the following are encoded:
- a CDS encoding glycosyltransferase family 2 protein, whose product MTTEHTPPPQAAPADALTGRPLDLTRPRRRLGDYLIDANLLTQEQLQDVLARQQKWHSRLGDVILASRLMSALQFYTELAHHYELNFVNLMEHHPDETLFEAQHIQDYLRHLVLPWRRQGDALVLAVADPDQDALDWVHDHYGDNVLFVGTGKFDIIWTLQEIGDEQLTDHALGALANLKPEQSARTVITKGQIVALCLMVLVIIIGMVIAPSKTLMILGILMSLIFLISFGLKFLLAWQGSRHRIDVKVTDEDVAALSDKELPIYTILVPMYKEPEVLPILVNALRNLDYPQSRLDIKLVLEADDTDTIDAAKQMGLESTFEIIRVPPSMPRTKPKACNYALQFARGELLTIYDAEDKPEPDQLKRVIAAFRKSPNNVACIQARLNYYNADENWLTRMFTLEYTLWFDFYLPALEHLRIPIPLGGTSNHFLIDVLREVQAWDPYNVTEDADLGVRLTQLDWRVGVVNSTTFEEANVSVTNWIRQRSRWLKGYMQTYLVHMRNPIKFYRMTGGPGFWGFQFFVGGTVLTPLLVPFTLIPYVVWLCTRTTMFDDLFPPFVMYTNLFTLLIGNGFFIYLTLLASFKRRYYRLAPYALTVPAYWLLQTIAAFKGLWQLISKPFYWEKTTHGISKQTEIEREAALDNQTPRTP is encoded by the coding sequence ATGACGACCGAACATACGCCGCCGCCCCAAGCGGCCCCTGCCGACGCACTGACGGGTCGCCCGCTGGATCTGACGCGCCCGCGTCGCCGACTGGGCGATTATCTGATTGATGCCAACCTGCTGACACAAGAACAGCTGCAGGATGTACTGGCACGCCAGCAGAAGTGGCATTCACGCCTCGGCGACGTCATCTTGGCGTCTCGGCTGATGAGCGCCTTGCAGTTCTATACGGAACTGGCCCACCACTATGAGTTGAACTTCGTCAATCTGATGGAGCATCACCCTGACGAAACGCTGTTTGAAGCGCAACACATTCAGGACTACCTGCGCCATCTGGTGCTGCCGTGGCGCAGACAGGGCGATGCGCTCGTACTGGCCGTCGCCGATCCCGACCAAGACGCGCTGGACTGGGTACATGACCACTACGGCGACAACGTGCTGTTCGTCGGCACTGGCAAATTCGACATCATCTGGACGCTACAGGAGATCGGTGACGAACAGCTCACCGATCATGCGCTAGGTGCCCTAGCCAACCTGAAGCCCGAGCAGTCAGCACGTACGGTCATTACCAAAGGCCAGATCGTTGCGCTGTGTTTAATGGTGCTGGTCATCATCATCGGCATGGTGATTGCGCCGTCGAAGACGCTGATGATTCTCGGCATTTTGATGAGCCTGATCTTCCTGATCAGCTTCGGGCTGAAGTTCCTGCTGGCATGGCAAGGGTCGCGCCATCGCATCGACGTTAAGGTCACCGATGAGGACGTAGCAGCGCTGAGCGATAAGGAGCTGCCGATCTATACCATTCTGGTGCCGATGTATAAGGAACCAGAAGTACTGCCGATCTTGGTCAACGCTTTGCGTAACCTCGATTACCCGCAGTCGCGGCTCGACATCAAGCTGGTGCTGGAAGCCGACGATACCGATACGATCGACGCGGCCAAGCAGATGGGGCTGGAATCGACCTTCGAGATCATCCGTGTACCGCCCTCCATGCCGCGCACCAAGCCCAAGGCCTGCAACTATGCGCTGCAGTTCGCCCGCGGTGAACTGCTGACCATTTACGATGCCGAGGACAAACCGGAGCCAGATCAGCTCAAACGCGTGATCGCGGCCTTCCGCAAGTCGCCCAACAATGTGGCCTGCATTCAGGCGCGCCTGAACTATTACAACGCGGATGAGAACTGGCTGACGCGGATGTTCACGCTCGAATACACGCTGTGGTTCGACTTCTACCTGCCTGCACTTGAGCACCTGCGCATTCCGATTCCTCTCGGTGGCACATCCAACCACTTCTTGATTGACGTGCTGCGCGAAGTGCAGGCCTGGGACCCATACAACGTAACGGAAGATGCCGATCTGGGGGTGCGCCTGACCCAGCTGGACTGGCGCGTTGGGGTCGTGAACTCAACCACGTTCGAAGAGGCCAACGTCAGCGTCACCAACTGGATACGCCAACGTTCGCGCTGGCTCAAGGGGTACATGCAGACCTACTTGGTGCACATGCGCAACCCCATCAAGTTCTATCGGATGACGGGCGGCCCGGGGTTCTGGGGCTTCCAGTTCTTTGTCGGCGGTACGGTGCTGACACCGCTGCTAGTGCCGTTCACCCTAATCCCCTACGTGGTATGGCTGTGCACGCGTACCACTATGTTCGACGACCTGTTTCCGCCGTTCGTGATGTATACGAACCTGTTCACCCTATTGATTGGTAACGGCTTCTTCATCTATCTCACGTTGCTGGCATCCTTCAAGCGTCGCTATTACCGCTTGGCCCCATATGCACTCACCGTACCCGCCTATTGGCTGTTGCAGACCATCGCGGCATTCAAGGGGCTGTGGCAGTTGATCAGCAAACCGTTCTACTGGGAAAAGACCACTCATGGCATTAGCAAACAGACAGAAATCGAACGCGAAGCCGCGCTGGATAACCAGACGCCTCGTACGCCCTGA
- a CDS encoding glycoside hydrolase family 113 — translation MGKRRVQRAVRATAAALTLCWCASAAAMWTGANVKTSPAVPWGSDAAMQSLQQLADAGAEQALLVAFAWQPDVSSNAPALGSDSDPERVRAGLRQMRQAGLSPILKVHVWIPNHWAGDAKPTDIDQWFTAYQAALIPLLDIAEQEHASAVVLGTELRQLEHSAHWPALATLARQHYSGKLVYVTDSLAQAEAFPWWSSFDIIGTSLYPSLPEDRQQRQTTMDNAAQRLAALGQRQQRPVWAAEIGLRSCTTSLAKPWESPEQCSGHVAEHLQFDVLRQWQHTLAAHGIDGMAIWCWYTDPSVGGEQDSDFTVQGKDAERLFKAVSPR, via the coding sequence ATGGGAAAGAGACGCGTCCAGCGAGCCGTCCGCGCCACTGCCGCTGCACTGACGCTGTGCTGGTGTGCCAGCGCAGCGGCCATGTGGACAGGGGCTAACGTCAAGACCTCTCCGGCCGTGCCTTGGGGCAGCGATGCCGCCATGCAGTCATTACAGCAGCTGGCGGATGCTGGCGCCGAGCAGGCCCTGCTGGTAGCGTTCGCATGGCAGCCCGATGTCTCAAGCAACGCCCCCGCGCTAGGCAGCGACAGCGATCCCGAGCGAGTGCGCGCTGGTCTGCGTCAGATGAGGCAGGCAGGCCTGTCGCCTATTCTCAAGGTGCATGTCTGGATACCCAACCACTGGGCGGGCGATGCCAAACCCACTGATATTGACCAGTGGTTTACCGCTTATCAGGCCGCACTGATACCGCTGTTGGACATTGCAGAACAGGAACACGCTTCGGCTGTGGTGCTGGGCACCGAGCTGCGCCAGCTTGAGCACAGCGCTCACTGGCCCGCTCTGGCGACTCTCGCCCGCCAGCACTACAGTGGCAAGCTGGTGTATGTGACCGACAGTTTGGCCCAAGCGGAAGCGTTCCCGTGGTGGTCTTCCTTCGACATCATCGGCACCAGCCTCTACCCCTCTCTGCCGGAAGACCGCCAGCAGCGCCAGACCACGATGGACAATGCCGCACAACGACTGGCGGCGCTGGGACAGCGCCAGCAGCGTCCGGTGTGGGCCGCCGAGATCGGCCTGCGCTCTTGCACCACCAGCCTGGCTAAACCGTGGGAAAGCCCCGAACAGTGCAGCGGCCACGTCGCGGAACACCTGCAATTTGACGTACTGCGTCAGTGGCAGCACACCCTCGCGGCACACGGCATCGACGGCATGGCGATCTGGTGCTGGTATACCGACCCAAGCGTCGGCGGCGAACAGGACTCTGACTTTACTGTTCAGGGTAAGGATGCCGAACGCCTGTTCAAGGCCGTCTCACCCAGATAA
- the argC gene encoding N-acetyl-gamma-glutamyl-phosphate reductase, protein MTLKVFVDGQAGTTGLRLHDYLSARDDVTLLQIDEAQRKNADERRRLLNEADVAFLCLPDAASREAAALTEMDTCLIDASTAFRTHDDWVYGLPELADSQRDRLKTTQRIAVPGCHASAFILLTRPLRDAGLIPDSYPLSATSLTGYSGGGKQMIADYEASPRDPRLDSPRPYALGLAHKHLPEMRYHGRLAHAPIFQPIVGPFLKGLTVSIPLALETLGVTRQQLHDALSARYANEAFVRVMPLNDDSVLDNGSFDVQACNGTNRVDLFVLGNDERAVLMARLDNLGKGAAGAAIQCMNVRFGLPEDKGLAVYA, encoded by the coding sequence ATGACACTCAAGGTGTTCGTTGATGGGCAGGCAGGCACGACAGGCCTGCGGCTGCATGACTATCTCTCGGCGCGTGACGACGTCACTCTGCTGCAGATTGATGAAGCGCAGCGCAAGAATGCCGATGAACGACGACGCCTATTGAACGAAGCCGACGTTGCCTTCCTGTGCCTGCCAGATGCTGCGTCGCGTGAGGCGGCCGCGCTGACAGAAATGGACACTTGCCTGATCGATGCCAGCACGGCGTTCCGTACTCACGATGACTGGGTTTATGGTTTGCCTGAACTGGCCGATAGCCAGCGTGATCGTCTGAAGACCACTCAGCGCATCGCCGTACCGGGCTGCCATGCGTCCGCCTTTATTCTGCTGACGCGCCCACTGCGCGATGCTGGGCTGATTCCCGACAGCTACCCTCTGTCAGCAACGTCGCTGACAGGTTACAGCGGTGGTGGCAAGCAGATGATCGCCGACTATGAAGCCTCTCCGCGCGATCCGCGACTCGACAGTCCGCGTCCGTATGCGTTGGGGCTGGCACACAAGCATTTGCCCGAAATGCGTTACCACGGCCGCTTGGCGCATGCGCCCATCTTCCAGCCTATCGTCGGGCCGTTTTTGAAAGGGCTGACGGTCTCAATTCCTCTGGCGCTTGAAACGTTGGGCGTGACACGCCAGCAGCTGCACGATGCGCTGAGTGCTCGCTATGCAAACGAAGCGTTTGTTCGGGTGATGCCGCTGAACGACGACAGCGTGCTCGATAACGGTAGCTTCGACGTGCAGGCTTGCAATGGCACCAATCGCGTCGATCTGTTCGTACTGGGCAACGACGAGCGAGCCGTGCTGATGGCGCGCCTCGACAACCTTGGCAAGGGGGCGGCCGGTGCCGCGATCCAATGCATGAACGTGCGCTTCGGACTGCCAGAAGATAAAGGGCTGGCGGTTTATGCCTGA
- a CDS encoding DUF4282 domain-containing protein — MIDPKQLLSFETMVTPKLITILYWVMLVIIVIAGIRSIVFVGIIPGIISMVVMAVVVRILFELTMLAFKNNEYLKKIAERQ, encoded by the coding sequence ATGATTGATCCGAAACAACTGCTGTCCTTCGAGACGATGGTTACGCCCAAGCTCATTACGATCCTGTACTGGGTCATGCTGGTGATTATTGTGATCGCGGGCATCAGGAGTATCGTGTTCGTCGGCATCATTCCGGGCATCATCTCTATGGTCGTCATGGCCGTGGTGGTGCGTATCCTCTTTGAACTGACCATGTTGGCGTTCAAGAACAACGAATACCTGAAAAAGATTGCTGAAAGGCAGTAG
- a CDS encoding YadA-like family protein: MTDLPLLAVAEDTDISTRLDQHETRISTIEQGINSLKEEQKAESDKIVWIDGSTNRAHDRINGLDNKTDTTNNTVLKLSATQDAQGATLSSHDSQIKNNVQGLVEANIRIDNLKTELDTKASNDALSNINGSISNMNQQVSALTGSVTQIEGRTTAVETRTTSLEDQASAVQAQAAQTEARAGQLESRTTAVETRTTSLEDQASAIQAQAAQTEARAGQLESRTTAVETRTASLEDQASAVQAQAAQTEARAGQLEGRADGYETRATTLEARTSATENQTNSLAQTQATTRRQVETNRQDILRIGNTVDKAITLNGDTYQSKATEHQRIDGLNDSINRVDHASIERTHRAIDQSRQYTDQKVAELRSEISDVRNEERAGIASITALSAVPALAGKTFDVGVGMGNFKNSTAVAIGMHYQPSSNNVFSLGVATSNSTAPVVGAGFSYGW; this comes from the coding sequence GTGACAGACCTTCCCCTCCTAGCCGTGGCCGAAGATACCGATATCAGCACACGGCTTGACCAGCATGAAACCCGCATAAGCACGATCGAGCAGGGAATAAACAGCCTCAAGGAAGAACAGAAGGCCGAGAGTGACAAAATAGTATGGATAGATGGTTCTACCAACCGAGCGCATGACCGTATCAATGGCCTCGATAATAAAACCGACACTACCAATAATACCGTACTTAAATTAAGCGCCACTCAGGACGCTCAAGGCGCCACATTAAGCAGCCATGACAGTCAGATAAAGAATAATGTTCAAGGCCTCGTTGAGGCCAATATCAGAATAGATAATCTAAAGACCGAACTGGATACTAAGGCCAGCAACGATGCTCTAAGCAACATCAATGGCAGCATCAGCAACATGAACCAGCAAGTGAGCGCGCTTACAGGGAGCGTCACCCAGATTGAAGGCCGCACAACCGCCGTAGAGACTCGCACGACAAGCCTCGAAGATCAGGCCTCAGCCGTGCAAGCGCAGGCCGCCCAGACCGAAGCACGCGCTGGGCAGCTTGAGAGCCGAACAACCGCCGTAGAGACTCGCACGACAAGCCTCGAAGATCAGGCCTCAGCCATACAAGCGCAGGCCGCCCAGACCGAAGCACGCGCTGGGCAGCTTGAGAGCCGAACAACCGCCGTAGAGACTCGCACGGCAAGTCTCGAAGATCAGGCCTCAGCCGTGCAAGCGCAGGCCGCCCAGACCGAAGCACGCGCTGGGCAGCTTGAAGGCCGCGCGGATGGCTATGAAACTCGCGCCACTACGCTGGAAGCACGAACCTCGGCTACCGAGAATCAAACCAATAGCTTAGCGCAGACGCAGGCTACCACTCGCCGCCAAGTCGAAACCAACCGACAGGACATCCTGCGTATCGGCAATACCGTCGACAAGGCCATCACCCTCAATGGCGACACCTATCAAAGCAAGGCCACAGAACACCAGCGCATCGACGGGCTGAACGATAGCATTAACCGCGTTGACCATGCCTCCATCGAACGCACCCATCGTGCGATTGATCAATCCAGACAATATACCGATCAGAAGGTGGCCGAGCTGCGCAGCGAGATCAGTGATGTCCGCAACGAAGAGCGCGCAGGCATCGCCAGCATTACCGCATTAAGCGCCGTTCCGGCACTTGCCGGGAAAACGTTTGATGTAGGTGTCGGCATGGGCAACTTCAAAAACAGCACGGCCGTGGCGATTGGCATGCACTACCAGCCTTCCAGCAACAACGTGTTCAGCCTCGGCGTCGCCACCTCGAATAGCACCGCTCCAGTGGTAGGCGCAGGTTTCAGCTACGGCTGGTAG
- a CDS encoding diacylglycerol kinase codes for MKPGHTGLTRLMHSFGYSWQGFRAAWRHEAAFRQEVVLAVILFPATFWLANSLATWLMLIGTALLVMLVELLNSAIEAVVDRIGAERHPLAGRAKDLASAAVLLASLIAGVTWVGMLFARLGWVPWVWA; via the coding sequence ATGAAACCAGGGCATACTGGCCTGACCCGTCTGATGCATTCCTTTGGCTATTCTTGGCAGGGGTTCCGTGCCGCTTGGCGTCACGAAGCGGCCTTCCGACAGGAAGTCGTGCTGGCCGTGATCCTGTTCCCAGCGACGTTCTGGCTGGCGAACTCGCTGGCCACATGGCTGATGCTGATCGGCACAGCGCTGCTGGTCATGTTGGTGGAGCTGCTTAATTCCGCCATCGAGGCTGTTGTGGACCGCATCGGTGCCGAGCGACACCCATTGGCTGGACGCGCTAAGGATCTGGCTTCTGCCGCGGTATTGCTGGCATCGCTGATTGCCGGGGTGACGTGGGTGGGCATGCTGTTCGCCCGCCTAGGCTGGGTGCCGTGGGTGTGGGCGTAG
- a CDS encoding mannose-1-phosphate guanylyltransferase/mannose-6-phosphate isomerase: MTTTSLYPIILAGGTGSLLWPLSRAQHPKQFLCLDGQYTMLQDAVRRLDGLQHKAPIIVCNEQYRFIVADQLLQLPSQAYDILLEPARRNTAPSIALAAFDALRREPEGDPLLLVLAADHVIRDTAAFQRSVQHAIPLAEAGRLVTFGTVPERPETGYGYIRRGKPLSEPDAFDVDRFVEKPDSTDAEAYVSSGDYYWNSGMFLFRARRYLEALQTHRPDIYEACETAMQSLTQGEDFERVDSDAFKQCPAESIDYAVMEQTSDAAVVAMDAGWSDVGSWDSLWDIKPHDANGNATHGDVISFDTHDSYIRSESALVATLGVKDLIVVQTKDAVLIADRHHAQDVRKVVAELERTGRREQETQLEVFRPWGKYASIDEGKRYLVKRITVKPGAQLSLQMHHHRAEHWIVVTGTARVVLENESHLLSENESIYIPLGQTHRLENPGKIPLELIEVSSGAYIGEDDIVRFEDHYGRTSR; encoded by the coding sequence ATGACGACCACTTCTCTCTACCCCATCATTCTAGCCGGGGGCACAGGCAGCCTCCTGTGGCCACTGTCGCGTGCGCAGCACCCGAAGCAGTTCCTGTGCCTTGATGGGCAGTACACCATGTTGCAAGATGCCGTGCGCCGCCTTGACGGGCTGCAGCACAAGGCGCCTATCATCGTCTGCAACGAACAATACCGTTTCATCGTCGCCGACCAGCTGCTGCAGTTGCCCTCGCAAGCCTATGACATTCTGCTTGAACCTGCTCGGCGCAATACGGCACCGTCAATCGCGCTGGCCGCCTTCGACGCCCTGCGCCGCGAACCGGAGGGTGACCCTCTGCTGCTGGTGCTGGCCGCCGACCATGTAATCCGTGATACCGCCGCTTTCCAGCGCAGCGTCCAACACGCCATTCCGTTGGCCGAAGCGGGACGCCTAGTGACGTTCGGTACCGTGCCTGAACGCCCGGAAACCGGCTATGGCTACATTCGTCGCGGCAAGCCGCTGAGCGAACCGGACGCGTTCGACGTCGATCGCTTCGTCGAAAAACCCGACAGCACAGATGCCGAAGCCTACGTCAGCAGCGGCGACTACTACTGGAATAGCGGAATGTTCCTATTCCGCGCCCGCCGCTATTTGGAAGCCCTACAAACGCACCGCCCCGACATCTACGAAGCTTGTGAAACGGCCATGCAGAGCCTGACCCAAGGTGAGGATTTCGAGCGAGTCGACAGCGACGCCTTCAAACAGTGCCCCGCTGAATCCATCGACTATGCAGTGATGGAACAGACCAGCGATGCGGCGGTGGTGGCAATGGACGCGGGCTGGAGCGATGTTGGTTCATGGGATTCGCTGTGGGACATCAAACCTCACGATGCCAATGGCAACGCCACCCACGGCGATGTCATCAGCTTCGATACGCATGACAGCTACATTCGTTCAGAATCCGCGCTGGTCGCCACGCTGGGCGTGAAGGATCTGATCGTCGTGCAGACCAAGGATGCCGTACTGATCGCTGATCGCCATCACGCTCAGGATGTGCGCAAGGTCGTCGCCGAGCTGGAACGCACTGGCCGTCGCGAGCAGGAGACGCAGCTAGAAGTGTTCCGTCCGTGGGGCAAGTACGCCTCCATCGACGAAGGCAAACGCTATCTGGTCAAGCGCATCACCGTGAAACCGGGGGCACAGCTGTCGCTGCAGATGCACCATCACCGTGCCGAGCACTGGATCGTCGTCACAGGAACGGCACGCGTGGTGCTTGAAAACGAAAGCCATCTGTTGAGCGAGAACGAATCCATCTATATCCCGCTGGGCCAGACCCATCGTCTGGAAAACCCGGGCAAGATTCCGCTCGAACTGATCGAAGTCAGCTCTGGCGCCTATATCGGCGAAGACGACATCGTGCGCTTCGAAGACCACTACGGACGGACGTCACGCTAA